The following coding sequences lie in one Saccopteryx bilineata isolate mSacBil1 chromosome 5, mSacBil1_pri_phased_curated, whole genome shotgun sequence genomic window:
- the PPP1R7 gene encoding protein phosphatase 1 regulatory subunit 7 isoform X2: protein MAAERGSGEQQSQEMMEVDRRVESEDSGDEEGKKPSSSLAADLSAQSLKDGEERGEEDPPEQELPVDMETISLDRDAEDVDLNHFRIGKIEGFEVLKKVKTLCLRQNLIKCIENLEELHTLRELDLYDNQIKRIENLDSLTELEILDISFNLLRSIEGVDKLTQLKKLFLVNNKISKIENLSTLHQLQMLELGSNRIRAIENIDTLTSLESLFLGKNKITKLQNLDALSNLTVLSMQSNRLTKMEGLQSLVNLRELYLSHNGIEVIEGLENNNKLTMLDIASNRIKKIENISHLTELQEFWMNDNLLESWSDLDELQGARRLETVYLERNPLQKDPQYRRKVMLALPSVRQIDAAFVRF from the exons TTGACAGGCGGGTGGAGTCTGAAGACTCGGGCGATGAAGAGGGGAAGAAGCCGAGCAGCAGCCTGGCGGCGGACCTCAGCGCGCAGAGCCTAAAGGACGGCGAGGAGCGGGGGGAAGAGGACCCACCAG AGCAAGAGCTGCCTGTGGACATGGAGACCATCAGCCTGGACCGAGACGCAGAG GATGTTGACTTGAATCACTTCCGCATCGGAAAGATTGAAGGATTTGAGGTTCTGAAGAAAGTGAAG ACTCTGTGCCTCCGTCAGAACCTGATCAAGTGCATCGAGAACCTGGAGGAGCTGCACACCCTCCGAGAGCTGGACCTCTATGACAACCAGATCAAGAGGATCGAGAATCTGGACTCGTTGACAGAGCTGGA GATTCTAGATATTTCTTTTAATCTACTGAGAAGCATCGAAGGCGTTGACAAGTTGACACAGCTGAAGAAGCTCTTCTTGGTCAACAACAAAATCAGTAAAATCGAGAACCTGAGCACCTTGCATCAGCTGCAGATGCTGGAGCTAGGCTCCAACCGCATCCGG GCCATCGAGAATATCGACACATTAACCAGTCTGGAGAGTTTGTTTTTGGGGAAAAACAAGATCACTAAACTTCAGAACCTGGACGCACTCTCCAACCTGACAGTCCTCAGTATGCAG AGCAACCGGCTGACCAAGATGGAGGGCCTGCAGAGCCTGGTCAACCTGCGGGAGCTCTACCTGAGCCACAACGGCATCGAGGTCATCGAAGGCCTGGAGAACAAC aacAAACTTACAATGTTGGACATCGCATCAAACAGAATCAAGAAGATTGAAAATATCAGCCATCTAACAGAGCTGCAGGAATTCTGG ATGAACGACAACCTCCTTGAGAGCTGGAGCGACCTGGACGAGCTGCAGGGCGCCCGGCGCCTGGAGACCGTGTACCTGGAGCGGAACCCCCTGCAGAAGGACCCGCAGTACCGGCGCAAGGTGATGCTGGCGCTGCCCAGCGTGCGGCAGATCGACGCTGCCTTCGTCAGGTTCTGA
- the PPP1R7 gene encoding protein phosphatase 1 regulatory subunit 7 isoform X1: MAAERGSGEQQSQEMMEVDRRVESEDSGDEEGKKPSSSLAADLSAQSLKDGEERGEEDPPEQELPVDMETISLDRDAEDVDLNHFRIGKIEGFEVLKKVKTLCLRQNLIKCIENLEELHTLRELDLYDNQIKRIENLDSLTELEILDISFNLLRSIEGVDKLTQLKKLFLVNNKISKIENLSTLHQLQMLELGSNRIRAIENIDTLTSLESLFLGKNKITKLQNLDALSNLTVLSMQWNAQLSRFSNERNLFSKSCFVSHPTHCPSQSNRLTKMEGLQSLVNLRELYLSHNGIEVIEGLENNNKLTMLDIASNRIKKIENISHLTELQEFWMNDNLLESWSDLDELQGARRLETVYLERNPLQKDPQYRRKVMLALPSVRQIDAAFVRF, encoded by the exons TTGACAGGCGGGTGGAGTCTGAAGACTCGGGCGATGAAGAGGGGAAGAAGCCGAGCAGCAGCCTGGCGGCGGACCTCAGCGCGCAGAGCCTAAAGGACGGCGAGGAGCGGGGGGAAGAGGACCCACCAG AGCAAGAGCTGCCTGTGGACATGGAGACCATCAGCCTGGACCGAGACGCAGAG GATGTTGACTTGAATCACTTCCGCATCGGAAAGATTGAAGGATTTGAGGTTCTGAAGAAAGTGAAG ACTCTGTGCCTCCGTCAGAACCTGATCAAGTGCATCGAGAACCTGGAGGAGCTGCACACCCTCCGAGAGCTGGACCTCTATGACAACCAGATCAAGAGGATCGAGAATCTGGACTCGTTGACAGAGCTGGA GATTCTAGATATTTCTTTTAATCTACTGAGAAGCATCGAAGGCGTTGACAAGTTGACACAGCTGAAGAAGCTCTTCTTGGTCAACAACAAAATCAGTAAAATCGAGAACCTGAGCACCTTGCATCAGCTGCAGATGCTGGAGCTAGGCTCCAACCGCATCCGG GCCATCGAGAATATCGACACATTAACCAGTCTGGAGAGTTTGTTTTTGGGGAAAAACAAGATCACTAAACTTCAGAACCTGGACGCACTCTCCAACCTGACAGTCCTCAGTATGCAG TGGAATGCCCAGCTGTCCAGATTCTCCAACGAGAGGAACCTCTTTTCTAAAAGCTGTTTTGTCTCGCACCCCACACACTGCCCCTCCCAGAGCAACCGGCTGACCAAGATGGAGGGCCTGCAGAGCCTGGTCAACCTGCGGGAGCTCTACCTGAGCCACAACGGCATCGAGGTCATCGAAGGCCTGGAGAACAAC aacAAACTTACAATGTTGGACATCGCATCAAACAGAATCAAGAAGATTGAAAATATCAGCCATCTAACAGAGCTGCAGGAATTCTGG ATGAACGACAACCTCCTTGAGAGCTGGAGCGACCTGGACGAGCTGCAGGGCGCCCGGCGCCTGGAGACCGTGTACCTGGAGCGGAACCCCCTGCAGAAGGACCCGCAGTACCGGCGCAAGGTGATGCTGGCGCTGCCCAGCGTGCGGCAGATCGACGCTGCCTTCGTCAGGTTCTGA